The following is a genomic window from Corvus hawaiiensis isolate bCorHaw1 chromosome 5, bCorHaw1.pri.cur, whole genome shotgun sequence.
CCTCCTACCTCAAAGCTTCCCTTCTTAAACATCATTACAGATGTGTTGTTAATGCAGGTACCTGGTCAGAATTAAAACAGGTGAAAGGCTTAATCCACTCTGAGAAAAGCATCAGGAAATGAATCCTAAACGGTCTTAAGGAGACTTAGTTGCTAAAGGAGAAAGTAAGCTTTAGTTCTGGAACATAATCCCAGAGTATGTCTTCATTATGTTATACGCTAAAGCAAATAAACTGTCATAAAACTGCTGTAAAATACTAGGACATGTCTTTTAATATCTCACCAGAGCTAATTAATTCTACAAACTAAAAACAAACACCTCACTTGTAAAGGCTGGGTATAATAAACTGCACTCAATGGCAAGAAGTGAGAAGAGCAATAAAATCAATACAGGTGTTTCCTACCTTCTGGGAAAATTAAAATGGGTAACTTGGCCTTATCTGCAATGTGTTCTCTAATTctgtggagagaaaacaaaatttcagtgTATACTTCATATTTATGTTTGTCTAAGAATCTAGACATCCATTACTTCTCACATAGGACAAGTAAAGCCCTTGCCCAATTGCCCTTTGCCAGTCAGTTGCCTCAGCTGGAATATCTGCTGGTTTCAGGCCTTTATCTCAGTATCTCTTGCTAATAGAAAAAGTAGGTTTTCTACAAAGTTGTATGAAGTTTCATTTTACCATTTCAACCAAAGATTACTGGTACTTGAAGCATGTGAAAATAACTTCCCAGATTCCAACTATGAATGCAGTCAAACTTTTCTTTAGACTGAAATACATTCCAAATTTCTAGTTTTCATGCCTTTTAGGTTCACAACATCAGTTTTATGTGCATCTAATGATTCTCCACATTTAATTAAGTGACAGGTCACTATCTTACTACATTTGCTGCATCACTTAAAACCACAAGTATCACCATTAAGCAGATTACTGACACCAAAATCTGTCATTTTCCAGGACAATTGTCTTTCCTACAACTCAAGAGCATGGAGCTCCTCTCCATCTGCATTaaagaacaaaatcaaaacaccatatatcacaaaaaaaaaaaaaaaatgacaactgATGACAAAAAATGACAACACTGAGGACAAATTACCAGACCTGACCAGACAATGAAGCAGACACCTCACTACCTTACTTTTTCCTCACCAGGTGACGGTCTTTCATTTCCGAGCGTTCAAACAAGACATGCTGAGAGGTTTGCATGCAGGATTTTTGAATAAGTCCCATAAGCCCTCCATGTACCTGGCCAACCTTGTAAGCCCAAAAGAAACTTGTTACAAAgcaaacacacatacacacttaaattattaaattctaAATACAGATGCAACCATTTCTAAGCTTACTGACAAATTATACCAATCCCCTTGGTCATAACTGTGCACACACCTGCCTGCATCTGGTTTTTCGCAGTCCAGAATGAGAGTTTGGATGCTGTTAAATCCCAATCTTTCTAGCAGGAAGTTTATCCTCTTACCCAACACTACATCTATGGGCATCTCAACATTATGGATATTTACCACCTGTCTTGTTCATACCAAGGAATAGCATCCATCACTGGCCAGGATTAGGACATCCAATGGAGACGTGTGGTTGGCTACACAGATGCCTCctttctgtggtttgttttccctgcaATGACAACCATAAAAGTAATTAGTTAATGTTTATCCTCCAGACTTCAGGCCCCATCAGGtggcaaacactgaaaaatatctaAGCGTCTGAAGGCAGTACTACGTCACCTACACACACCCTACCAATGCACAACAGGAAACACAGTAGGCAGACAGAGTCTGGGTGATAATTGTACCACCACCAAGTACCCAGGCTGTAATGGAATAAGAACCCTGCTCCAAAACTTGAGATGTTAAATACTGCAAGAAACAAATTCCAGACTAACAAGCGCAGGGTGGCATCACTCACCTGTTATGGAAATGAACAAGGCCACTCAGACATCGGATACCCAAGGTGGCACATACCATCTGGACCTGGTTGCTCAGCCAGCCTTTAACTCTAAAAGAAATGAAGCCATAGAGAGATTCCTAGTTCTATGGAGTCATACACAGGACAATGCAATATAAACTCTCTGAATTATCCCCAACTGCTGTTACTACAAAGACCATAGTAAGGCTCACACTGCATGTCTGCTTTCAGATGCCATTGCCATGAAACTCTCTCACAGCACTCTGTAAGTttacaggagagaaaaagtCACTCCATGACAGTCCACATCAGTCCTCTGGACTCCAGCAAAGTGTTCCAACTACTACTTCAAATGCTTAACgaaatacagaagaaattgAAAGAGCCCTCAGCAAACACCTACCTGCCATTTGGAAACTGTCCCACTACTGTAGTGGCCAACACCAGCAACAGGATGCTGAAAACAGACAAGCAGATGCTGCAAAGTAAAATAATCTTAATTAAACTCCAAGAAGCAAAACTGGAGGAGTAAACaagaaggtatttttatttggcCCACTGATCCACTTCATAATGCTTCCTTCCAGCATTAATAGCATCTAACTAGCAACAAACCACTAGCTAAGTAGCACACAAACCACTTAATCCATCTTTGctggattttaaaaacaaattaattactAATAAAACATATGGAACATGGGAAATCTACATTTTTTAAGGGATATTTGAGTTTAGATGGCTTCTTGGAAAGGTCATGCCAGGTTGTCCTTCCTGCACTAGCCAATAACATATTATTTCACAACTTCTGTAAAAAGTACCATGAAAAATGATCCCAACCAATGCTGTCTGGCTCACcggaaaggcagcaggaggcaATACCGAAATAGGATGCCAGTGACCCACACAGCAGCCAGTTTCCAGCTGGTATGGTGCAGGTTAGCATTGGTTCTGCTGAGCAGGttccaggacagcagctccTCGGAGGAGAACCGTTGAGTGACTTCATCTTCTGCAACTGCCTCACAGCCCTTCTTGGAGAAGTACATGACATCAGCAAGGCTGAAACATCCTCGGCATCGGCCAGCAACCTCCTCTTCCATGGGGGTCTCATCTCTCTGGATGATCCCTGCATGAGGAAATGAGCCTTCCTTCCACACGGTGAAATGAACAATATGGATTCCAAAGAGAGTAAAATACATGTGCTTTTTAGAAGTAGCTCTCCTCCTACTCAAGCATCATAATGGCATTGCTATGCCTCATCTATGTACTGACAGTTCATTCCACAAGTCACTTCTGTAATCCTACACCATACAACCCCCCCTAAATtgctgaggaaggagaaaaggattCAGATCAAGCCACAAATAAAACCTTGAGTACAACACCTACTTCATTGTTGTTTACCAAACAACAGAGGTACTCACACCTAGAAATGTCACCAATACACTGCCAAGATGGCAGATCCCTCCTGGTGCCCTGACTCAAATTCAGGCAGTGTTTGTATGATTGTTGTTCTGGCTGCTGTTGATTAGTTTTATTGTTTCCCAGCTGTAACAAACACTTTCctctggcatttttttccttgaaccTTCTATTTTCCCCCATCCCTTCTTCTTTAAGAGTCACTTCACTACCAAGAGACTTGAAGGTGCCTAGATTTCACCCCCAGACATACACAGCATTACACAGATACATTGTGCAGGAATAATGACAGCACATTCATGCTCTGCTGTTTGTAAAGTTATACCCCATAGGACAGCCACACAGCAAGTCTCACATCTTTGTTGAGGTCACTCTCAGACCAGATTCTTATCTGGCTGGTTACAGTGACTAAAGTTGTCTTGATTCATACCAGCTAACACTTGGCTTTTCTGTTTGCCACCCTgcctttgttgttgtttttgggtttggtgtttttttggggtttttttttgagggggtgTATTGGATGACATTAAATATGCATTGTAAAAATACA
Proteins encoded in this region:
- the LOC125326593 gene encoding glycerol-3-phosphate acyltransferase 3-like isoform X8, which translates into the protein MEEEVAGRCRGCFSLADVMYFSKKGCEAVAEDEVTQRFSSEELLSWNLLSRTNANLHHTSWKLAAVWVTGILFRYCLLLPFRICLSVFSILLLVLATTVVGQFPNGRVKGWLSNQVQMVCATLGIRCLSGLVHFHNRENKPQKGGICVANHTSPLDVLILASDGCYSLVGQVHGGLMGLIQKSCMQTSQHVLFERSEMKDRHLVRKKIREHIADKAKLPILIFPEGTCINNTSVMMFKKGSFEVGGTIHPVAIKYDPRFGDAFWNSTKHSMMTYAFNVLTSWAIVCNVWYLPPMVKEEEEDAVHFADRVKAVIAARAGMSVLPWDGGLKRKKVKESFKEEQQKKYCQIVIENGSVGNGNVC
- the LOC125326593 gene encoding glycerol-3-phosphate acyltransferase 3-like isoform X6 is translated as MKWATLQIEEGVKKQKALALENLISTGSFPHAGIIQRDETPMEEEVAGRCRGCFSLADVMYFSKKGCEAVAEDEVTQRFSSEELLSWNLLSRTNANLHHTSWKLAAVWVTGILFRYCLLLPFRICLSVFSILLLVLATTVVGQFPNGRVKGWLSNQVQMVCATLGIRCLSGLVHFHNRENKPQKGGICVANHTSPLDVLILASDGCYSLVGQVHGGLMGLIQKSCMQTSQHVLFERSEMKDRHLVRKKIREHIADKAKLPILIFPEGTCINNTSVMMFKKGSFEVGGTIHPVAIKYDPRFGDAFWNSTKHSMMTYAFNVLTSWAIVCNVWYLPPMVKEEEEDAVHFADRVKAVIAARAGMSVLPWDGGLKRKKVKESFKEEQQKKYCQIVIENGSVGNGNVC
- the LOC125326593 gene encoding glycerol-3-phosphate acyltransferase 3-like isoform X3, whose protein sequence is MKGSLECPQNEWATLQIEEGVKKQKALALENLISTGSFPHAGIIQRDETPMEEEVAGRCRGCFSLADVMYFSKKGCEAVAEDEVTQRFSSEELLSWNLLSRTNANLHHTSWKLAAVWVTGILFRYCLLLPFRICLSVFSILLLVLATTVVGQFPNGRVKGWLSNQVQMVCATLGIRCLSGLVHFHNRENKPQKGGICVANHTSPLDVLILASDGCYSLVGQVHGGLMGLIQKSCMQTSQHVLFERSEMKDRHLVRKKIREHIADKAKLPILIFPEGTCINNTSVMMFKKGSFEVGGTIHPVAIKYDPRFGDAFWNSTKHSMMTYAFNVLTSWAIVCNVWYLPPMVKEEEEDAVHFADRVKAVIAARAGMSVLPWDGGLKRKKVKESFKEEQQKKYCQIVIENGSVGNGNVC
- the LOC125326593 gene encoding glycerol-3-phosphate acyltransferase 3-like isoform X2, which translates into the protein MEENRKGHGLAEGKILSIWMILFVALVLLPSMFRVSLGISHFYVKIVIKMLEWATLQIEEGVKKQKALALENLISTGIIQRDETPMEEEVAGRCRGCFSLADVMYFSKKGCEAVAEDEVTQRFSSEELLSWNLLSRTNANLHHTSWKLAAVWVTGILFRYCLLLPFRICLSVFSILLLVLATTVVGQFPNGRVKGWLSNQVQMVCATLGIRCLSGLVHFHNRENKPQKGGICVANHTSPLDVLILASDGCYSLVGQVHGGLMGLIQKSCMQTSQHVLFERSEMKDRHLVRKKIREHIADKAKLPILIFPEGTCINNTSVMMFKKGSFEVGGTIHPVAIKYDPRFGDAFWNSTKHSMMTYAFNVLTSWAIVCNVWYLPPMVKEEEEDAVHFADRVKAVIAARAGMSVLPWDGGLKRKKVKESFKEEQQKKYCQIVIENGSVGNGNVC
- the LOC125326593 gene encoding glycerol-3-phosphate acyltransferase 3-like isoform X7, which translates into the protein MKWATLQIEEGVKKQKALALENLISTGIIQRDETPMEEEVAGRCRGCFSLADVMYFSKKGCEAVAEDEVTQRFSSEELLSWNLLSRTNANLHHTSWKLAAVWVTGILFRYCLLLPFRICLSVFSILLLVLATTVVGQFPNGRVKGWLSNQVQMVCATLGIRCLSGLVHFHNRENKPQKGGICVANHTSPLDVLILASDGCYSLVGQVHGGLMGLIQKSCMQTSQHVLFERSEMKDRHLVRKKIREHIADKAKLPILIFPEGTCINNTSVMMFKKGSFEVGGTIHPVAIKYDPRFGDAFWNSTKHSMMTYAFNVLTSWAIVCNVWYLPPMVKEEEEDAVHFADRVKAVIAARAGMSVLPWDGGLKRKKVKESFKEEQQKKYCQIVIENGSVGNGNVC
- the LOC125326593 gene encoding glycerol-3-phosphate acyltransferase 3-like isoform X4 yields the protein MALQKWATLQIEEGVKKQKALALENLISTGSFPHAGIIQRDETPMEEEVAGRCRGCFSLADVMYFSKKGCEAVAEDEVTQRFSSEELLSWNLLSRTNANLHHTSWKLAAVWVTGILFRYCLLLPFRICLSVFSILLLVLATTVVGQFPNGRVKGWLSNQVQMVCATLGIRCLSGLVHFHNRENKPQKGGICVANHTSPLDVLILASDGCYSLVGQVHGGLMGLIQKSCMQTSQHVLFERSEMKDRHLVRKKIREHIADKAKLPILIFPEGTCINNTSVMMFKKGSFEVGGTIHPVAIKYDPRFGDAFWNSTKHSMMTYAFNVLTSWAIVCNVWYLPPMVKEEEEDAVHFADRVKAVIAARAGMSVLPWDGGLKRKKVKESFKEEQQKKYCQIVIENGSVGNGNVC
- the LOC125326593 gene encoding glycerol-3-phosphate acyltransferase 3-like isoform X1, which codes for MEENRKGHGLAEGKILSIWMILFVALVLLPSMFRVSLGISHFYVKIVIKMLEWATLQIEEGVKKQKALALENLISTGSFPHAGIIQRDETPMEEEVAGRCRGCFSLADVMYFSKKGCEAVAEDEVTQRFSSEELLSWNLLSRTNANLHHTSWKLAAVWVTGILFRYCLLLPFRICLSVFSILLLVLATTVVGQFPNGRVKGWLSNQVQMVCATLGIRCLSGLVHFHNRENKPQKGGICVANHTSPLDVLILASDGCYSLVGQVHGGLMGLIQKSCMQTSQHVLFERSEMKDRHLVRKKIREHIADKAKLPILIFPEGTCINNTSVMMFKKGSFEVGGTIHPVAIKYDPRFGDAFWNSTKHSMMTYAFNVLTSWAIVCNVWYLPPMVKEEEEDAVHFADRVKAVIAARAGMSVLPWDGGLKRKKVKESFKEEQQKKYCQIVIENGSVGNGNVC
- the LOC125326593 gene encoding glycerol-3-phosphate acyltransferase 3-like isoform X5; protein product: MKVCGWATLQIEEGVKKQKALALENLISTGSFPHAGIIQRDETPMEEEVAGRCRGCFSLADVMYFSKKGCEAVAEDEVTQRFSSEELLSWNLLSRTNANLHHTSWKLAAVWVTGILFRYCLLLPFRICLSVFSILLLVLATTVVGQFPNGRVKGWLSNQVQMVCATLGIRCLSGLVHFHNRENKPQKGGICVANHTSPLDVLILASDGCYSLVGQVHGGLMGLIQKSCMQTSQHVLFERSEMKDRHLVRKKIREHIADKAKLPILIFPEGTCINNTSVMMFKKGSFEVGGTIHPVAIKYDPRFGDAFWNSTKHSMMTYAFNVLTSWAIVCNVWYLPPMVKEEEEDAVHFADRVKAVIAARAGMSVLPWDGGLKRKKVKESFKEEQQKKYCQIVIENGSVGNGNVC